In Mycobacteriales bacterium, the genomic window TCGACCACGAGCGGCGTCCAGACCTGCGTCACCAAGACCGTCGGCCCGGTCCAGCAGAAGCTCACCCTCTACAGCCCGCGGGTCTACACCGCCGCGACGCACCACGCCGCGGGGTACGTCGACGTGTACCGGTTCCCGGTCGCCGGCGGCGCGACGGCCACGCTGCCGTGCGTGGTCCTCGTCGCGAACTCCACGACGCAGAACCCCTGCGCCGACAACGACGGCACGTTCGTCACGCGCCTCGCGGTCCTCGTCGACAACACGGTCAACCAGCCCGGTGTCGCGGTGGACGTGCCGCTGGCCAGCGTCAGCGTCTGCTCGGCGCGGTACACCGTCACGGTCGACTCGATCGGCGTCGAGAACGTGCCGGCGTACTCAATCTGCTAGCAGCCCGCGCACCGTCTCCTCGGTCACCGGGCGCGCGACGCCGCGCTCGGTGACGAGGGCGGTGACGAGGGGCGGCGGGGTCACGTCGAACGCCGGGTTGTAGGCGTCGCTGCCCTCCGGGGCGACGGGCAGCCCGCGCCACGTCGTGACCTCGCCGCCGTCCCGCTGCTCGATCACGACGGCGTCCCCGGTCGGCGTCGCGAGGTCGACCGTCGACGTCGGGGCGACGACGACGAACGGCACGCCGTGCGCGTGCGCGAGCACCGCGAGCGGGTAGGTGCCGACCTTGTTCGCGACGCTGCCGTCGGCGCAGACCCGGTCGGCGCCGACGAGCACCACGTCGACCTCGCCGCGCGCGAACAGCGAGCCGGCGGCGTTGTCGGGCAGCACGGCGTACGGCAGCCCGTCCCGCCGCGCCTCCCACGCGGTGAGCCGCGCGCCCTGGAGCAGCGGCCGCGTCTCGTCCACCCAGAGCCGGCGCAGCCGGCCGGCCGCGAACGCGCGGCGGGCGACGGCGTAGGCCGTGCCGCCGCCGGCGGA contains:
- the mtnA gene encoding S-methyl-5-thioribose-1-phosphate isomerase, coding for MQRVPTVAWRDGRVELLDQTRLPAEETAVACATVGELVAAIQALVVRGAPALGLAGAYGVALAAAGRDLDADAERLAAARPTAVNLRRGVDRALRAAVASVARGADPVAAAVAEADALAGEDAAASDAMAAFGLDLVPGGARVLTHCNTGSLVSAGGGTAYAVARRAFAAGRLRRLWVDETRPLLQGARLTAWEARRDGLPYAVLPDNAAGSLFARGEVDVVLVGADRVCADGSVANKVGTYPLAVLAHAHGVPFVVVAPTSTVDLATPTGDAVVIEQRDGGEVTTWRGLPVAPEGSDAYNPAFDVTPPPLVTALVTERGVARPVTEETVRGLLAD